From a region of the Roseivirga sp. 4D4 genome:
- a CDS encoding peptidoglycan-binding domain-containing protein, translating to MKRLLTIVILLGVISYIAVQYLKDRRFNPPSAYDYPISEAIDKDYYDQLVVKDYYKTALEVGSYARSLWFNDGIDVRLMEKDNFESSQATDYYELLRASARILENRLVKSADLKKQGYSNDEIKMLEKGITPEDIEFMEKEHLLGLTIGSNGQEAMELQRMLNAKGDSIPVDGIFNTITRYRLRVFQTENGLYPSGQVDKETLKALLK from the coding sequence ATGAAACGCCTCCTGACTATAGTGATCCTCCTGGGGGTCATTTCCTACATCGCGGTTCAATATCTCAAAGACAGAAGGTTTAACCCTCCATCCGCATATGATTATCCAATTTCGGAAGCTATCGATAAAGACTACTATGATCAGCTAGTAGTAAAGGACTACTATAAGACAGCACTAGAAGTGGGATCCTATGCCCGTTCATTATGGTTCAATGATGGTATTGATGTCAGGCTCATGGAGAAGGATAATTTTGAGTCATCTCAGGCAACGGATTACTATGAGTTGCTTCGCGCTAGCGCCAGAATATTAGAGAACAGGCTTGTGAAGTCAGCCGATTTGAAAAAGCAAGGCTATAGCAATGACGAGATTAAGATGCTGGAGAAAGGGATAACACCTGAAGACATCGAGTTTATGGAAAAAGAGCACCTGCTCGGGCTTACGATAGGTTCAAATGGTCAGGAGGCCATGGAACTGCAGCGCATGCTCAATGCCAAAGGTGATAGTATACCCGTGGACGGCATTTTCAATACAATTACCAGATACAGATTAAGGGTATTTCAGACAGAAAACGGTTTGTACCCTTCTGGTCAAGTGGATAAAGAGACTTTAAAAGCATTATTAAAATAG
- a CDS encoding M56 family metallopeptidase produces the protein MEINNNLFDALGMTLIDSLWQGAIVMAIAFVGLWVMKKSKANLRHNFLLICIVALPVMGVYTFSQRYEPAATYVETTLLQDIGFISDSEASMTSAPVSTSLDIKNEAFEWVQMTPWIGVFWTVGMLLIFLRAAGGYLYLNRLKSSAFILDDIELNRLFDKLKDGFDLKREVLLKESMKISSPMVYGYFKPVILFPLGLVQGLTTDEVEVILLHELAHLKRNDFLINIVINGLRAVYFYHPVFWWLQSQLDNEREFASDEMVMEHQADGLTLVRALTKAKEFSMLSPSLGFAGSSKNQLLKRVNRIMKKQQKPNWTGLILPCLILVSVLLFTSQREKVDFKTESDLVEVDTIPKSDGLGPFLLDLNPSEGDNLNQESVNSPFTTSWSHHPQKVSELMADSITVMQATMELLEDPSPISVTVSMGDGAPIYFYKNGRMIKGDEFKVYEKAYLKLYKYSSKASTRNQHSFMGGNGQLDEQLVRMRGFDFSGTDSELNVKELDRLVNEWAEETVLRDKMIMDLTKSKNPSIDEIKAVPKQVEKVANLEDEIARFTEVMTPEQKEVFYKRQEVVEKQKQLQGQAELIELEKELAQATRQLQSKLSVEQQKLDQMILKLTSDPENTDPKAVNDQVIMVDRLKKELSAYPTNAEKYIDYQKSLEEARDRQQVRNNEIFQKEQELVALRDDLIANEQKIFQGTSYSEDGKSIEFHLGSEGFEFAKNLYESDQESGTKPIIEVDGKLRPDLKFSDFKQENIASIQIFKGRAQQKRYPNGETKGYNGIISIITVANMDVLINPSGQQEERLFSKKRTVYGFSEDEGGQRYATQVITDARAAYDNSVIVFNGKFMPDNWLVKYDKWIKTIKVIRGEALKKFPKRKVKSYDTVIEISTRK, from the coding sequence ATGGAGATCAATAACAATTTATTCGATGCCCTGGGAATGACTTTGATAGATTCCTTGTGGCAAGGGGCCATCGTTATGGCGATCGCTTTTGTGGGGCTTTGGGTCATGAAGAAGAGCAAGGCCAACCTAAGGCATAACTTCTTGCTGATCTGTATTGTGGCGCTTCCGGTAATGGGTGTTTACACTTTTAGCCAGCGTTACGAGCCAGCAGCTACTTATGTGGAAACAACGCTCCTCCAGGACATTGGTTTTATCAGTGATTCAGAGGCAAGCATGACTTCTGCTCCAGTATCCACATCACTGGATATCAAAAATGAAGCATTTGAATGGGTTCAAATGACACCTTGGATTGGTGTCTTCTGGACGGTCGGAATGCTCTTGATCTTTTTACGTGCTGCTGGTGGCTATTTATACCTAAATCGCTTAAAATCAAGTGCTTTCATTTTGGACGATATTGAGCTGAATCGTCTTTTTGACAAACTCAAGGATGGTTTTGATCTGAAAAGGGAGGTTCTGCTTAAAGAATCCATGAAGATATCAAGCCCAATGGTCTATGGGTACTTTAAACCCGTGATCCTGTTTCCATTAGGGCTTGTTCAGGGCCTAACCACCGATGAGGTGGAGGTGATTTTGCTTCATGAGCTCGCTCACCTGAAAAGAAATGATTTTCTTATCAACATAGTTATCAACGGTTTACGAGCTGTCTATTTCTATCATCCTGTTTTTTGGTGGTTGCAAAGTCAGCTTGACAATGAGCGAGAGTTCGCATCAGATGAAATGGTGATGGAACACCAAGCGGATGGGCTTACGCTCGTACGTGCCCTGACGAAGGCCAAGGAGTTCTCAATGCTCTCTCCTTCTCTTGGCTTTGCCGGTAGCTCAAAGAATCAATTACTCAAACGTGTCAATAGAATTATGAAAAAACAACAAAAACCCAATTGGACAGGGTTGATCTTGCCATGTCTGATATTAGTATCGGTATTGCTCTTTACAAGTCAGCGAGAAAAAGTAGACTTCAAGACGGAAAGTGACCTCGTTGAAGTAGACACTATTCCTAAATCAGATGGCCTTGGCCCTTTCTTGCTTGACTTGAACCCATCAGAAGGGGACAATCTTAATCAAGAATCAGTAAATTCTCCTTTTACAACCTCATGGTCTCATCACCCCCAAAAAGTTTCCGAGTTGATGGCTGATAGCATTACTGTTATGCAGGCTACTATGGAGCTTTTAGAAGATCCAAGCCCAATTTCGGTTACAGTTAGCATGGGTGACGGGGCACCTATCTACTTCTATAAAAACGGAAGAATGATTAAAGGAGATGAATTCAAGGTTTACGAAAAGGCTTATTTGAAACTCTACAAGTATTCGTCAAAGGCATCTACCAGAAACCAACATAGTTTTATGGGTGGTAATGGTCAATTGGATGAGCAACTCGTAAGGATGAGAGGATTTGACTTTTCTGGAACCGATAGTGAGCTTAATGTTAAAGAATTGGATAGGCTTGTCAATGAATGGGCTGAGGAAACAGTACTGAGGGATAAGATGATAATGGACCTGACTAAGAGTAAGAACCCATCGATTGATGAAATAAAGGCGGTACCAAAACAAGTGGAAAAGGTTGCCAATTTGGAGGATGAAATTGCTCGTTTTACCGAAGTTATGACACCTGAACAAAAGGAGGTTTTCTATAAACGTCAGGAAGTGGTTGAAAAGCAGAAACAGTTGCAAGGTCAAGCTGAACTTATAGAGCTTGAAAAGGAACTTGCCCAAGCCACTAGACAGTTGCAAAGCAAGCTCTCGGTGGAGCAGCAGAAATTGGATCAGATGATACTCAAATTAACAAGTGATCCTGAAAATACAGACCCTAAGGCGGTGAATGACCAAGTCATTATGGTGGACCGATTGAAGAAAGAACTCTCGGCCTATCCCACGAATGCCGAAAAGTATATTGATTATCAAAAATCGTTAGAAGAGGCTAGAGATCGGCAGCAAGTAAGAAACAATGAAATCTTTCAAAAGGAGCAAGAGTTAGTTGCTTTGAGGGATGATTTGATTGCCAATGAGCAGAAAATTTTTCAAGGAACGAGCTATTCTGAAGACGGCAAGTCTATTGAATTTCATCTTGGCTCAGAAGGCTTTGAATTCGCTAAGAATTTATACGAGTCTGATCAGGAATCAGGGACTAAGCCGATAATCGAAGTTGATGGCAAGTTGAGACCCGATTTAAAGTTCAGCGACTTCAAACAAGAGAACATCGCAAGCATTCAAATCTTTAAAGGTAGAGCACAGCAAAAGCGTTATCCAAATGGAGAGACTAAAGGTTACAATGGGATTATATCAATTATCACAGTGGCTAATATGGATGTTCTTATCAACCCTAGTGGTCAGCAGGAAGAGCGTTTATTTTCTAAGAAAAGAACAGTATATGGTTTCTCTGAAGATGAAGGTGGACAAAGATATGCGACTCAAGTCATAACAGACGCCAGAGCTGCTTATGATAATTCAGTTATCGTGTTTAATGGCAAATTTATGCCCGATAATTGGTTAGTCAAATATGACAAGTGGATCAAGACGATTAAGGTTATTCGAGGTGAAGCTTTAAAGAAGTTTCCTAAACGAAAAGTCAAGTCATATGACACAGTCATAGAGATATCGACCCGAAAATAG